In the genome of Candoia aspera isolate rCanAsp1 chromosome 1, rCanAsp1.hap2, whole genome shotgun sequence, one region contains:
- the TFB2M gene encoding dimethyladenosine transferase 2, mitochondrial — protein sequence MTVVASVFPVLMGRQLTLTASGLPSGLRLSVRGLKGHSVRSGLHSPGKSCPPLGAKTARMVTNREQVSTSVRKFVCSPTLAGNVASLLTSGRNFEESRTFLLEFEAGPGILTRKLLNAGAHVIALESNKSFLPNLESLKKEFESQLEVVHCNFIKLDANPYGLLKESELCSETLFKNLGIFEVPWTADIPLKVVGIVPRKQERLYLWRLTYFLYECSSIYNYGRIELNLFVSERMYKVFVAKPPDKRTYQSLSVLWQTACDIHLLHKEPCSSFLTNSKNSCSIPNSENEHLYLVRLTPRKDLFTDFLTTTNSRVFVMMVKQCFAKSTSKLLNKLNLWTFENAKNLLRELEIPENATAGGLYPEAYKSLFELMEQSNRIDQSLFYDVDLLADDSLIF from the exons ATGACGGTCGTTGCGTCGGTTTTCCCTGTCTTAATGGGACGGCAGTTGACCCTGACCGCCTCAGGTTTACCCTCTGGGCTGCGGCTCTCGGTGCGGGGCCTGAAGGGTCACAGTGTAAGATCCGGACTCCACAGCCCGGGAAAATCCTGCCCTCCTCTGGGAGCTAAAACCGCCCGGATGGTCACGAACCGGGAGCAGGTTTCGACCTCAGTTCGAAAGTTCGTCTGCTCCCCAACGCTAGCGGGCAACGTGGCCTCCCTGCTGACGAGTGGGCGAAATTTTGAGGAGTCCAGAACCTTCCTCCTGGAATTCGAGGCAG GTCCTGGAATCTTGACTCGAAAGCTGCTTAATGCTGGAGCCCACGTTATAGCTCTAGAGAGTAATAAATCCTTTCTTCCTAACTTAGAG TCTCTAAAGAAAGAATTTGAAAGCCAACTGGAAGTGGTGCACTGTAACTTCATAAAATTGGATGCTAATCCATATGGATTGTTAAAGGAGTCTGAATTATGTTCTGAAACGCTTTTTAAGAACCTGGGAATCTTTGAAGTTCCTTGGACAGCAG atattCCTCTAAAAGTGGTTGGAATTGTCCCAAGAAAACAGGAACGGCTCTATCTTTGGAGACTTACTTATTTTTTATATGAATGCAGCTCTATATATAATTATGGAAGAATAGAACTGAACTTGTTTGTCAGTGAAAGAATGTACAAG GTTTTTGTTGCAAAACCTCCAGATAAAAGAACTTATCAATCACTAAGTGTACTTTGGCAAACAGCTTGTGATATTCATCTTCTGCACAAG GAGCCCTGCTCTTCATTTTTAACTAAttcaaagaacagctgttctatACCAAATAGTGAG AATGAACATTTATACTTAGTACGACTGACACCCCGCAAAGATTTATTTACAGACTTCTTGACAACCACTAATTCAAGAGTATTTGTTATGATGGTAAAGCAGTGTTTTGCTAAATCCACAAGTAAGCTACTCAACAAATTGAA tttatggACTTTTGAGAATGCAAAGAACCTGCTGAGAGAGTTAGAGATTCCAGAAAATGCTACAGCTGGTGGTTTATATCCAGAAGCATACAAGTCTCTTTTTGAACTTATGGAACAGTCTAATCGAATTGATCAAAGTTTGTTCTATGATGTTGATTTATTGGCAGATGATAGcctaattttttaa